A single window of Paenibacillus sp. FSL H8-0537 DNA harbors:
- a CDS encoding lactonase family protein — MSVHNERVVVFVGSYAEAAASGVYAYAFDEKEGKLSLLDEVSGLKNPTFLNVDIPSKRLYAIAEGVSAAGDKVGDAVAFAIDTDKTALTELNRSEAITAPACHIQRDPSNRYLLLSSYHGGRISLVVLTDNGEVGELLDIAQHTGVGQHPERQNQPHPHSIQFSPDGRYLFSPDLGIDRIMAYRIDNQAHKLVFHGETLLHAGAGPRHMAFHPNGQFAYVINEVDSTITAFRYDAEAGTLATLATVPTLPSDFDGENTCAEIAVSEDGKYVYGSNRGHDSFVVYAINEADGKLTLAGHVPIEGEHPRHFAFVPGGQYIIAANRDTNNLAVFRIDVATGLPVYTGHSVTVSGPVYVQPVLV; from the coding sequence GTGTCTGTACATAATGAACGAGTTGTCGTATTTGTCGGGTCCTATGCAGAGGCTGCGGCAAGCGGCGTATATGCGTATGCTTTTGATGAAAAGGAAGGCAAGCTTTCGCTGCTGGATGAAGTATCGGGCCTTAAAAATCCTACGTTTCTGAATGTGGATATTCCAAGCAAGAGGCTGTATGCCATTGCAGAAGGAGTATCCGCAGCAGGCGACAAAGTCGGCGATGCTGTAGCTTTTGCCATCGATACGGATAAAACAGCATTGACCGAGCTTAACCGCAGCGAAGCCATTACGGCTCCGGCTTGCCACATTCAACGCGATCCATCCAATCGCTACTTGCTGCTGTCAAGCTACCATGGCGGCAGAATCAGCCTTGTTGTGCTGACGGACAATGGCGAGGTGGGAGAGCTGCTGGATATCGCTCAGCATACGGGAGTCGGCCAGCACCCGGAGCGCCAAAATCAGCCGCATCCCCACAGCATCCAATTCAGCCCGGACGGCCGCTACCTGTTCTCGCCGGATCTGGGCATTGACCGCATTATGGCTTATCGCATTGATAATCAAGCGCACAAGCTGGTTTTCCATGGGGAAACATTGCTTCATGCAGGCGCTGGCCCGAGGCATATGGCTTTTCACCCGAATGGGCAATTTGCTTATGTTATTAATGAGGTAGATTCGACGATTACTGCGTTCCGTTACGATGCTGAGGCAGGCACGCTTGCGACGCTGGCAACCGTTCCAACGCTGCCGTCTGATTTTGATGGTGAAAATACATGCGCTGAAATTGCCGTCTCCGAGGATGGCAAATATGTATATGGCTCGAATCGCGGGCACGACAGCTTCGTAGTGTACGCCATTAATGAAGCAGACGGCAAGCTTACCCTTGCTGGTCATGTGCCGATTGAGGGCGAGCATCCACGCCATTTTGCTTTTGTGCCGGGCGGCCAATATATAATCGCGGCTAACCGCGATACGAATAATTTGGCTGTATTCCGCATAGATGTGGCAACAGGGCTGCCTGTGTATACCGGACATTCCGTTACGGTATCTGGGCCGGTGTATGTGCAGCCGGTGTTAGTATAA